In one window of Mercurialis annua linkage group LG4, ddMerAnnu1.2, whole genome shotgun sequence DNA:
- the LOC126676702 gene encoding heavy metal-associated isoprenylated plant protein 30-like codes for MATTRLERRFNTIVSAITYCYFHFRDHNTAINMPRGRPLSLQTVELKVRMCCSGCERVVKNAIHKLRGVDSVEVDLNMEKVTVVGYVERNKVLKAVRRAGKRAEFWPYPDIPLYFTSATNYFKDTTSEFKESYNYYRHGYNLGERHGAIPHTHRGDDKVSNMFNDDNVNACCLM; via the exons ATGGCTACCACCAGGTTAGAGAGAAGGTTTAACACAATCGTATCTGCAATTACTTACTGTTACTTTCACTTTCGAGACCACAACACAGCCATCAACATGCCAAGAGGACGGCCACTTTCTTTGCAG ACTGTGGAGCTGAAAGTAAGGATGTGTTGCAGCGGGTGCGAGAGAGTTGTGAAGAATGCGATTCACAAGCTTAGAG gagtGGACTCGGTAGAAGTAGACCTAAACATGGAAAAGGTGACAGTGGTTGGATATGTGGAGAGAAATAAAGTGCTAAAGGCGGTGAGGAGAGCCGGAAAGAGGGCCGAATTCTGGCCCTATCCCGACATCCCATTGTACTTCACATCTGCCACCAACTATTTCAAAGACACGACCAGTGAGTTCAAAGAGAGCTATAATTACTACCGCCACGGTTACAATCTCGGCGAAAGGCACGGTGCTATTCCTCACACTCACCGTGGAGATGATAAAGTCAGCAACATGTTCAACGATGATAACGTTAATGCCTGCTGTCTTATGTAA